Proteins encoded together in one Penicillium digitatum chromosome 1, complete sequence window:
- a CDS encoding fungal specific transcription protein, translated as MSYQIAYDTTRAPPRGAALVAFMEDFYRTSDTESLHEKYVQSFTEDATLIMGPKEAKGASEILPLRQGLWTHVASRRHTPTQIYFGGDNEIMLYGGVNYRLKANPDNEVYVPWAGRVVFAPQKEDENIKMQFYQVYLDTAAQSGKK; from the exons ATGTCTTACCAAATCGCCTACGACACTACCCGCGCACCACCCCGCGGGGCCGCGCTCGTCGCATTCATGGAAGACTTCTACCGCACCAGCGACACCGAGTCTCTGCACGAGAAATACGTCCAGAGTTTTACAGAAGATGCGACACTCATCATGGGACCCAAGGAGGCCAAGGGCGCAAGCG AAATTCTTCCCCTCCGCCAAGGTCTCTGGACGCACGTTGCTTCGCGCCGACACACGCCGACACAGATCTACTTCGGCGGCGACAATGAGATCATGTTGTACGGTGGCGTGAACTATAGACTCAAGGCTAACCCCGATAATGAGGTTTATGTGCCATGGGCTGGACGGGTTGTGTTCGCGCCCCAGAAAGAGGATGAGAACATCAAGATGCAATTTTATCAGGTTTATTTG GATACCGCGGCTCAATCGGGAAAAAAGTGA
- a CDS encoding Ribosome biogenesis protein Kri1: protein MEPPSKKMRKLLEQDSDSDSGDDAGGVLLGKQSSDAGFKINEDYARRFEHNKKREEVARLEAKYGKSSSLGDRGPGEDSEDSDSEEEDDDAELATLALDAEISATLNAIRSKDPRVYDKDATFYTKFDPEEANAGKGPKEKSMTLRQYHTENLLSGVKPAEEENAPRTYAQEQADLKNAIVKEMHGAAEKSDEEMEDADEFMVRKPGQDTLLPKSEIKLDVENADKDPETFLSNFLSARAWIPADKPELHPFDSDSDDDVDRADAIEEAYNFRFEDPNKMNEVIVTHSRDLTNKQSVRREEKSSRKKIRDAERALKDEEKKQRETEKNRLRKLKTEQLQKKVEQIKEVAGLRASHFTDDDWSRFLDASWDDSNWESEMQKRFGEEYYAEEEGEGSENEGGEKKKKRPKKPTWDDDIDIKDLVPDYEDEEAKPTLEPSEDEEENDDEAFGSKKKSKAEEKRIQKREARKDRLRIEDAVERNLDLDITLLPGATKKNATRFRYRETSPQSFGLTAQDILMADDTQLNKFAGLKKLATFREEEKKRHDQKKLGKKARLREWRKDTFGDENGPVFKFGGDVQPSQPKETVDEGKVDIREGDGTRKKRKRSKKH from the exons AGAAGATGCGGAAGCTCTTGGAGCAGGATAGCGACAGCGACTCTGGGGACGACGCCGGCGGAGTCCTCCTCGGCAAGCAGTCGTCTGATGCTGGGTTCAAGATCAATGAGGACTATGCTCGTCGATTTGAACACaacaagaagagagaagaagttgCGAGAC TGGAAGCAAAGTATGGCAAGTCCTCCAGTCTTGGAGACCGCGGCCCAGGCGAAGACTCCGAAGACTCCGActctgaagaagaggatgacgatGCAGAGCTCGCTACACTAGCTCTAGATGCTGAAATTTCAGCCACATTGAATGCCATCCGTTCTAAGGACCCTCGCGTTTACGACAAAGATGCCACCTTTTACACCAAGTTCGACCCAGAGGAAGCCAATGCCGGAAAGGGCCCCAAGGAAAAGTCCATGACGCTGCGGCAATACCATACGGAGAATCTTCTTAGTGGGGTCAAACCCGCTGAAGAGGAAAATGCCCCAAGGACCTACGCCCAAGAGCAAGCCGACCTGAAGAATGCCATTGTCAAGGAGATGCACGGAGCGGCAGAGAAGTCCgatgaagagatggaagatgCTGATGAGTTCATGGTCCGCAAGCCTGGCCAGGATACTTTGTTGCCCAAATCTGAAATCAAACTCGATGTCGAGAATGCGGACAAAGACCCCGAGACTTTCTTGTCCAACTTCTTGTCGGCACGAGCCTGGATCCCCGCCGACAAGCCAGAGCTACATCCGTTTGATTCAGATTCAGATGACGACGTCGACCGGGCAGACGCTATCGAAGAAGCATACAACTTCCGCTTTGAAGACCCCAACAAGATGAACGAGGTGATAGTCACCCACTCTCGTGATCTCACCAACAAGCAATCCGTCCGTCGCGAAGAAAAGAGCTCTCGTAAGAAGATTCGTGATGCCGAGCGCGCACTCAAAgatgaggagaagaagcagcGTGAAACTGAGAAGAACCGTCTTCGCAAACTGAAGACTGAGCAACTTCAGAAAAAGGTGGAACAAATCAAGGAGGTTGCGGGACTTCGAGCCTCACACTTCACAGACGACGACTGGTCTCGTTTCCTGGACGCTTCCTGGGATGACTCGAACTGGGAATCAGAGATGCAAAAGCGGTTCGGCGAGGAGTACTATGCCGAGGAGGAGGGCGAGGGCAGCGAAAATGAGGGAggcgaaaagaaaaagaagcgtCCTAAGAAGCCTACATGGGATGACGATATCGATATCAAGGATTTGGTCCCAGACTATGAGGACGAAGAAGCGAAGCCCACGCTCGAACCAtcagaagacgaagaagaaaatgacGACGAAGCTTTCGGATCTAAGAAGAAGAGTAAGGCCGAAGAGAAGCGGATCCAGAAACGTGAGGCCCGCAAAGACCGTCTCCGCATTGAAGATGCGGTCGAGCGCAACCTGGATCTTGACATCACCTTGCTTCCTGGAGCTACAAAGAAGAACGCCACAAGGTTCCGCTATCGCGAAACCTCGCCACAGAGCTTTGGCTTGACTGCACAGGATATCCTCATGGCCGACGACACACAGCTCAACAAGTTCGCTGGTCTGAAGAAGCTGGCCACCTTCcgcgaagaagagaagaagcggCACGATCAGAAGAAGCTGGGCAAGAAGGCCCGGCTTCGCGAGTGGCGCAAGGACACTTTCGGTGACGAGAATGGGCCGGTGTTCAAGTTCGGCGGCGATGTCCAACCCAGTCAGCCCAAGGAGACTGTTGATGAGGGTAAAGTTGATATCAGAGAGGGAGACGGCACacggaagaagagaaagagatcGAAGAAGCATTGA
- a CDS encoding 40S ribosomal eS19 domain-containing protein codes for MGGVTVRDVDAQKFISAYSAFLKRQGKLPIPGWVDTVKTSASNELPPQDADWFYVRAAACARHIYMRKTVGVGRLRKAHGSTKNRGSRPAHHVDASGSVDRKALQALEKIGVLETDEEKGGRRITQSGQRDLDRIAKTTVDEEEESDEE; via the exons ATGGGTGGTGTTACCGTTCGCGATGTGGAC GCGCAGAAGTTCATCTCTGCCTACTCTGCTTTCCTGAAGCGTCAGGGAAAGCTCCCCATCCCCGGATGGGTTGACACTGTCAAGACCTCTGCTTCCAACGAGCTTCCTCCCCAGGATGCTGACTG GTTCTACGTCCGCGCCGCCGCCTGTGCCCGTCACATCTACATGCGCAAGACCGTCGGTGTCGGTCGTCTTCGCAAGGCCCACGGCTCCACCAAGAACCGTGGCTCCCGCCCCGCCCACCACGTCGATGCCTCCGGCTCCGTCGACCGCAAGGCCCTCCAGGCTCTTGAGAAGATCGGTGTCCTCGAGACCGATGAGGAGAAGGGTGGTCGCCGCATCACTCAGAGCGGTCAGCGTGATTTGGACCGTATTGCCAAGACCACCgtcgacgaggaggaggagtcTGATGAGGAATAA
- a CDS encoding Carboxylesterase, type B has protein sequence MVKCVVFLCLCVPITANAVSPRSLDSDISILIHNDLLETESPLSGSGILVLDARPWQEATESCQKLGETLWGTDSNYQTTQRDLDYLVFQDKYARNQRFWTASDHRKLSTIDTTGRVNQASANEKLPVFCTQSAPFSNHTFQDTSAQWQVTVHSNDEDLTGFRDRFSFRFLGIRYAKQPRRWEYSEVYKGTDKKVSALNYGSECTQGTTGSEDCLFLNVWTPYLPKNDQASKSQLKPVMLWIHGGAFTSGTGSDPTFDGGNLASRGDVVVVTINYRLGTLGFLALDDGKTNGNYGLADQMTALEWVRQNIQDFGGDPDRVTIFGQSAGAASVRALLASPAARGKFAGAIMQSNLGGLAYGKTYSKYFTIAQEMNVVGNAILNETNCTSAASPVECLRQLPGSTITNLADSARYLVVDGVYLRTSELDLTNPASTANVPLMIGTMRDDGAAMIGYPTGEETLESFLNQSGLPDSVASSQLFPVPSTANTTLDIFNISSRIATDGMFRCIDEATAHTASRTHFFSDVYYYEFNRSYQMPNWSPNAPVCNAPLTDEFPNGDPSQEYFKCHSGELFYVFGSFHRQGLPFRDEYDLPFGQYVLDSWASFTRVARPTPDLAFLKARGYKNTTRELEATGLWEPFSKGGQLRLLQWPSVMQDLDELEQCRVLKLSLGYFDS, from the exons ATGGTCAAGTGTGTTGTATTTCTCTGTCTCTGTGTGCCAATCACCGCAAACGCAGTGAGTCCCAGGTCATTGGACTCTGATATCTCCATTCTCATCCACAATGACCTGCTAG AAACCGAAAGTCCTTTGTCGGGTTCAGGAATTCTGGTGCTGGATGCGAGACCCTGGCAAGAAGCCACTGAAAGCTGCCAAAAGCTTGGAGAGACTCTCTGGGGGACTGACTCTAATTACCAGACGACCCAAAGGGACTTGGATTATCTTGTATTCCAAGACAAGTATGCTCGCAACCAACGATTTTGGACTGCCTCGGACCACCGCAAACTATCGACTATCGACACAACTGGTCGGGTCAATCAAGCCTCTGCGAACGAAAAGCTGCCCGTCTTCTGTACACAGAGCGCTCCATTCTCCAACCACACCTTTCAGGATACAAGTGCGCAGTGGCAGGTGACTGTCCATTCCAACGATGAAGATCTCACTGG ATTCCGCGATCGGTTCAGTTTCCGCTTTCTGGGAATTCGCTATGCTAAACAACCCCGACGATGGGAATATTCAGAAGTATATAAAGGGACTGACAAAAAAGTTTCTGCCCTCAACTATGGCTCTGAGTGCACACAAGGCACGACTGGTTCCGAGGACTGCTTGTTTCTTAACGTTTGGACTCCCTATCTTCCCAAGAACGACCAAGCCTCAAAGAGCCAACTCAAGCCTGTAATGCTTTGGATTCACGGCGGAGCTTTCACCAGCGGCACTGGCAGTGACCCGACGTTCGATGGCGGCAATCTAGCCTCGAGAGGTGACGTTGTGGTCGTCACAATAAATTACCGTCTAGGAACATTGGGATTCCTCGCATTGGATGATGGCAAAACCAACGGGAACTACGGATTGGCAGACCAGATGACGGCGTTGGAATGGGTTCGTCAAAACATTCAAGACTTCGGCGGCGATCCGGACAGGGTAACCATCTTCGGACAATCGGCCGGTGCAGCCTCAGTACGGGCACTACTTGCTTCTCCTGCAGCACGAGGTAAATTTGCTGGTGCAATTATGCAGAGCAATCTGGGTGGCTTGGCGTATGGCAAAACCTACTCGAAGTACTTTACCATCGCACAGGAAATGAACGTTGTAGGGAATGCTATTCTCAACGAGACAAACTGCACATCTGCGGCTTCACCGGTCGAATGTTTGAGACAACTACCCGGATCAACGATTACGAATCTCGCCGACTCGGCGCGGTACCTGGTTGTTGATGGCGTCTATCTCCGAACCTCGGAGCTGGATTTAACAAACCCAGCATCGACTGCCAATGTGCCTTTGATGATAGGTACTATGAGAGATGATGGTGCTGCCATGATTGGGTATCCAACAGGAGAAGAAACGCTGGAGTCCTTCCTCAATCAATCCGGCCTGCCTGACTCAGTTGCATCAAGCCAACTCTTTCCAGTACCATCAACCGCAAACACTACACTCGATATCTTCAATATTTCCTCTCGCATAGCCACAGATGGAATGTTCCGCTGCATCGACGAAGCCACTGCACATACAGCCTCAAGGACACATTTCTTTTCCGATGTCTACTACTACGAGTTCAACCGTTCATACCAAATGCCCAACTGGTCACCGAATGCTCCGGTGTGCAATGCTCCCCTCACAGACGAGTTCCCCAATGGCGACCCCAGCCAGGAGTATTTCAAATGCCATTCTGGTGAGCTGTTCTACGTTTTTGGAAGTTTCCATCGTCAGGGGTTGCCGTTTCGGGATGAGTACGATCTACCCTTTGGGCAGTACGTGCTGGATTCTTGGGCAAGTTTCACGAGGGTGGCTAGACCTACTCCCGACTTGGCGTTTTTGAAGGCAAGAGGATATAAAAACACTACTCGGGAACTTGAGGCAACCGGGCTGTGGGAGCCGTTTAGTAAAGGAGGCCAGCTTCGACTGCTTCAGTGGCCGTCTGTGATGCAAGATTTGGATGAATTGGAACAATGTCGTGTATTGAAATTGTCTTTAGGCTACTTCGACTCTTAG
- a CDS encoding Mitochondrial ADP,ATP carrier protein (Ant), putative, whose product MGSGDVKQADKSVLGMPSFVVDFLMGGVSAAVSKTAAAPIERIKLLIQNQDEMLKQGRLDRKYNGIADCFRRTAAAEGVVSLWRGNTANVIRYFPTQALNFAFRDTYKSMFAYKKDRDGYAKWMMGNLASGGAAGATSLLFVYSLDYARTRLANDAKSSKGSGERQFNGLVDVYRKTLASDGIAGLYRGFGPSVLGIVVYRGLYFGMYDSIKPVLLVGPLEGSFLASFLLGWTVTTGAGVASYPLDTVRRRMMMTSGEAVKYSSSLDAARQIVAKEGVKSLFKGAGANILRGVAGAGVLSIYDKAQLLLLGKKF is encoded by the exons ATGGGTTCCGGTGATGTTAAGCAGGCCGACAAGTCGGTCCTCGGCATGCCC AGCTTCGTTGTCGACTTCCTGA TGGGTGGTGTCTCCGCCGCTGTCTCTAAGACCGCTGCTGCCCCCATTGAGCGTATCAAGCTCCTGATCCAGAACCAG GATGAGATGCTCAAGCAGGGTCGCCTCGACCGCAAGTACAACGGTATTGCTGACTGCTTCCGCCGTACCGCCGCCGCTGAGGGTGTTGTCTCCTTGTGGCGTGGTAACACCGCCAACGTCATCCGTTACTTCCCCACTCAGGCCCTGAACTTCGCTTTCCGCGACACCTACAAGTCCATGTTCGCCTACAAGAAGGACCGTGATGGATACGCCAAGTGGATGATGGGTAACCTTGCCTCCGGTGGT GCCGCCGGTGCCACTTCCCTCCTGTTCGTCTACTCCCTGGACTACGCCCGTACCCGTCTGGCCAACGATGCCAAGTCCTCCAAGGGCTCCGGTGAGCGCCAGTTCAACGGTCTCGTCGATGTTTACCGCAAGACCCTCGCCTCCGACGGTATTGCCGGTCTCTACCGTGGCTTCGGTCCCTCCGTTCTCGGAATTGTCGTCTACCGTGGTCTCTACTTCGGAATGTACGATTCCATCAAGCCCGTCCTCCTCGTTGGTCCTCTTGAGGGCTCTTTCCTCGCCTCCTTCCTGCTCGGCTGGACCGTCACCACCGGTGCCGGTGTTGCCTCTTACCCTCTTGACACCGTTCGCCGTCGCATGATGATGACCTCTGGTGAGGCCGTCAAGTACTCCAGCTCCCTGGATGCTGCCCGCCAGATTGTTGCCAAGGAGGGTGTCAAGTCTCTCTTCAAGGGTGCCGGTGCTAACATCCTCCGTGGTgttgctggtgctggtgtccTGTCCATCTACGACAAGGCTcagctcctcctcctcggcaAGAAGTTCTAA
- a CDS encoding Protein-tyrosine/Dual-specificity phosphatase, translating into MGSDAISALYDSLRSQSKPSSVAPVLRFFHSVCAAAQNHSFSSVASSFRGLCRNDNVNWGQVVFLTTCVIAMTGCGFLSSLVRPRRLGSKTSRGQRSAARKSSTKSSKTLSSSEEDDYEDEDYDSNASLRHGTNPNYKAKDWPSDTQQQSSDAFETDPGILRKFTTFNSYTTSVATYPAIRTFYSPHPHLARLPTKPTPVPLIVVVHGLGGSLAQFHHLLTSLSNIASCFGIDLPGCGLSKFAPTDWNAYTVEALSELLAEAIDQHRDRASGQEIILVGHSLGCSLSALLASSTSSIGAKVKEHIIGLVAVCPRAEPPSAEDATKFRRALYIPDPIFDLWRRWDRRGGEQSASVMRMVGVAADVETRHLQVRFNKQSRTPVWRRMAWGTLPIYENGGHPIGGLPGQQVWAGIRVPVLLVAGETDSVTKPAEVQMLLKFFGDASAHTTIDTKDSSIIPDASRVHDQMSTPVGNLVNENVFGVQVSEKYLEIGQRKRVVKSAILPAASHALLYDRATYRTLAGIIQDFLSSNVDKRLGLGWQLQHMNTSGKWDVKNLAKWKKVAPVSERIANTFAALKMLREVDEEHNPATFSAKYRDRIYAVIDISHESPVYNPTELEKGGICYYKHPTISKIPPTPDETRDFIALVNSIQKDIDKKMEQRTEEEKLLPRPVVGVHCHYGYNRTGFMIACYLIEHLGFGVQDAIDEFNRCRPPGIRHGHFIDTLFVRYCVGLKRAPTL; encoded by the exons ATGGGGTCCGACGCTATCTCCGCCCTCTATGACTCTCTGAGGTCTCAATCCAAGCCATCAAGTGTCGCGCCTGTCCTGCGATTCTTTCACTCGGTGTGCGCGGCCGCCCAAAACCATTCTTTTTCCTCCGTCGCCAGCTCTTTCCGCGGCCTCTGCCGCAATGACAATGTAAATTGGGGTCAGGTTGTGTTTTTAACCACCTGTGTAATCGCCATGACTGGATGTGGATTTTTGTCGTCGCTAGTAAGACCCAGGCGGCTAGGGTCGAAGACCTCTCGTGGGCAACGCTCCGCCGCTCGCAAGAGCTCGACCAAATCTTCGAAGACTCTGAGCTCCTCGGAGGAGGACGAttatgaagatgaagactaCGATAGCAACGCCTCATTGCGACATGGAACCAATCCCAATTACAAAGCGAAAGATTGGCCATCGGACACTCAGCAGCAAAGCTCTGATG CATTTGAAACCGACCCGGGCATTCTCAGGAAATTTACCACATTCAACTCTTACACTACATCGGTAGCTACCTATCCCGCTATTCGCACCTTCTACAGCCCACATCCACACCTAGCTCGACTCCCGACCAAACCAACTCCTGTCCCACTGATCGTGGTTGTTCATGGGCTAGGCGGGTCGCTTGCACAATTCCACCACCTCTTGACCAGTCTTTCCAATATCGCTTCATGCTTCGGTATTGATTTGCCCGGGTGTGGACTATCCAAGTTTGCGCCTACGGATTGGAATGCTTACACTGTGGAAGCTCTGTCCGAACTATTGGCCGAAGCTATTGATCAACACCGGGACCGGGCATCTGGCCAGGAAATCATTCTAGTGGGACACAGTCTCGGATGTTCCTTGTCTGCCCTCTTGGCATCATCGACATCGTCTATTGGTGCAAAGGTGAAAGAGCACATAATCGGCCTTGTTGCTGTGTGCCCTCGAGCCGAGCCTCCATCAGCAGAAGACGCTACCAAGTTTCGCCGCGCGCTCTATATTCCTGATCCCATTTTCGATCTTTGGCGTCGCTGGGATAGACGTGGAGGCGAACAGAGTGCTAGTGTTATGCGGATGGTCGGCGTCGCTGCCGACGTGGAAACACGACATCTCCAGGTGCGCTTCAACAAGCAAAGTCGGACGCCTGTTTGGCGACGCATGGCGTGGGGCACACTTCCGATCTACGAAAATGGCGGCCATCCGATTGGTGGACTTCCCGGCCAACAGGTCTGGGCAGGAATCCGCGTGCCAGTTCTGTTGGTCGCGGGAGAGACGGATTCTGTGACTAAACCGGCGGAGGTGCAGATGCTTCTGAAATTCTTTGGTGATGCTTCAGCCCATACCACGATTGACACCAAAGATAGCAGCATCATCCCAGACGCTTCGCGAGTCCATGACCAAATGTCAACTCCAGTCGGCAACCTCGTCAATGAGAATGTGTTTGGTGTGCAGGTCTCCGAGAAGTATCTGGAGATTGGCCAGCGGAAGCGAGTGGTCAAATCGGCAATTTTGCCGGCCGCATCTCATGCACTGCTCTACGACCGAGCAACCTATCGCACCCTTGCGGGGATTATCCAGGATTTCCTCTCGTCAAATGTTGACAAGCGTCTCGGTCTGGGCTGGCAATTGCAGCACATGAATACATCTGGAAAGTGGGATGTCAAGAACCTCGCCAAATGGAAAAAAGTTGCCCCGGTCTCGGAACGAATTGCCAACACATTTGCCGCGCTCAAGATGTTGCGCGAGGTTGACGAGGAACACAACCCTGCGACTTTCTCCGCGAAGTACCGTGATCGCATCTACGCCGTGATAGACATCAGTCATGAAAGCCCAGTCTACAACCCGACCGAATTGGAGAAGGGTGGGATTTGCTACTATAAGCACCCGACTATATCCAAGATTCCTCCGACTCCAGACGAGACACGCGACTTCATCGCCTTGGTCAATAGCATTCAAAAAGACATTGATAAGAAGATGGAGCAGCGTacggaagaagagaagcttTTGCCACGTCCAGTGGTCGGCGTTCATTGCCACTATGGCTACAACCGCACCGGGTTTATGATCGCTTGCTATTTGATCGAGCATCTTGGTTTTGGTGTGCAAGATGCCATTGACGAGTTCAACCGGTGCCGACCTCCCGGCATCCGCCATGGTCATTTTATTGACACTCTATTTGTAAGGTATTGCGTTGGACTGAAGAGAGCACCCACGCTGTAA
- a CDS encoding Sin3 binding protein, whose product MRIESIQVKSRKHPVSHEAPIHPCASLIYLGLPVGPNFAARLQCLLVTVWERFSFRKSIFLSIMAFQSNSSIAMALAGKTASVDIPQRRSGLSSGRVPAMLPTPPNSISPTLPPQTFKHRATPSSGSPLSTVPKLDSDIDLEDAEHDNGHVSLPADDLDSTGAITPAMLSKHHLPEILLEQGPLAIRHVMGHLTASVPGFSHLPPAKARRLVVAALEGRGNGGEAGGSQGDVVFEKIGWGRWDARRRGEPAHDRDLNASSPPSSVAGSFQHRGLQIQGQSGWQDGNHHPYRMSFAESTAFSYTDDYGMHGDLDMLEHEADKMSLDGDDGEYCSSSEAPDEMQENEWVEGDDTDEEDWAQIGADALRARSMNNNGSFINSHVAARAKPQPSGIFPATCPSAAKLPPRRTFDIQERAAVEALLRMGSM is encoded by the exons ATGAGAATCGAGAGCATCCAAG TGAAGAGCCGGAAGCACCCGGTGTCCCACGAGGCGCCAATCCACCCATGCGCTTCCTTAATATACTTGGGCCTTCCTG TTGGCCCTAACTTCGCTGCACGGCTACAGTGTCTCTTGGTCACTGTGTGGGAAAG GTTCTCCTTTCGCAAATCCATCTTCCTATCTATCATGGCTTTCCAGTCAAACTCCAGCATTGCTATGGCTCTTGCTGGCAAGACCGCTTCGGTTGACATACCTCAGCGCCGCTCTGGCCTGAGTAGCGGCCGTGTGCCTGCGATGCTACCCACGCCACCTAACTCTATCTCCCCAACCCTCCCTCCTCAGACCTTCAAGCACCGAGCGACGCCGTCGTCAGGATCACCGCTGTCGACAGTCCCCAAGTTGGACTCTGATATCGATCTCGAGGATGCGGAACACGACAACGGCCACGTGTCCCTGCCTGCCGATGACCTCGACAGTACCGGGGCGATCACCCCTGCCATGCTCTCCAAACATCATCTCCCTGAGATCTTGCTCGAGCAGGGGCCCTTGGCCATCCGTCACGTTATGGGTCACCTGACAGCTTCCGTCCCTGGCTTTTCGCACCTTCCTCCAGCCAAGGCGCGCAGACTGGTTGTTGCGGCACTGGAAGGACGAGGAAACGGAGGAGAGGCTGGTGGTAGTCAGGGTGACGTGGTGTTCGAGAAGATTGGTTGGGGCCGCTGGGACGCGCGACGTCGTGGTGAACCTGCTCACGATCGTGATCTGAACGCTTCGTCGCCTCCCTCAAGTGTTGCGGGTTCCTTCCAGCACCGTGGCCTACAGATTCAGGGTCAGTCGGGCTGGCAGGATGGCAACCATCATCCATACCGCATGAGCTTTGCCGAATCCACGGCATTCTCATACACCGACGATTACGGTATGCACGGCGACCTTGACATGCTGGAACATGAGGCCGATAAAATGTCTCTCGATGGTGACGATGGCGAGTATTGCTCTTCCTCGGAGGCTCCCGACGAGATGCAAGAAAACGAGTGGGTGGAAGGCGATGACACCGATGAGGAGGATTGGGCACAAATTGGCGCCGACGCTTTGCGTGCCCGTTCAATGAACAACAATGGCAGTttcatcaacagccatgttGCTGCACGCGCAAAGCCTCAGCCGTCTGGGATTTTCCCGGCAACCTGTCCATCTGCGGCTAAGTTGCCACCCCGTCGTACCTTTGACATCCAGGAACGCGCCGCTGTGGAAGCGCTCCTCCGCATGGGCTCCATGTAA